The Nitrospiraceae bacterium genome has a window encoding:
- a CDS encoding SUMF1/EgtB/PvdO family nonheme iron enzyme has protein sequence MRLSFVSCVLAGVLLGAVLLTQAAAQNDGASGGEAIKGQDGVPMALIPAGAFTMGSNEGLPNERPEHSVTLDAYYLDRYEVTMVLYDKFLREAKHDAPPTWDDEAATTVGDRPAVGIGWGDAAAYCKWAGKRLPTEAEWEKAARGVDGRRFPWGHMQPFVDIANYNRGVWVSEAITLVPVTGGVEGMSVRHGLKEGGRSPYGIHHMAGNAAEWVADWYDREYYQASPDKNPTGPAKGERKVIRGGSWADLPTALRVSARFSADPEFQDRTIGFRCAMDVTH, from the coding sequence ATGCGGTTGTCGTTCGTGTCCTGTGTTCTCGCGGGTGTGCTTCTGGGGGCTGTCCTTCTCACCCAGGCCGCCGCTCAGAACGACGGAGCTAGCGGGGGTGAGGCCATCAAAGGACAGGATGGCGTTCCGATGGCATTGATTCCTGCCGGGGCCTTTACGATGGGCAGCAATGAAGGGCTGCCCAATGAGCGACCGGAACATTCCGTCACGCTCGATGCCTACTACCTCGATCGATACGAAGTGACGATGGTGCTCTATGATAAGTTTCTGCGTGAGGCCAAGCATGACGCCCCGCCCACCTGGGACGACGAAGCGGCGACGACGGTCGGCGATCGCCCAGCAGTCGGGATAGGGTGGGGAGATGCGGCAGCCTATTGCAAATGGGCCGGGAAGCGACTGCCGACGGAAGCCGAATGGGAAAAGGCGGCGCGCGGGGTAGACGGGCGGCGGTTCCCTTGGGGGCATATGCAGCCATTCGTCGATATTGCAAACTACAATCGCGGTGTGTGGGTGAGTGAGGCCATCACCTTGGTCCCGGTGACTGGAGGCGTTGAAGGCATGAGCGTACGGCATGGGCTCAAGGAGGGGGGGCGGAGTCCCTACGGCATTCACCACATGGCGGGCAATGCTGCCGAGTGGGTGGCCGATTGGTATGATCGTGAGTATTATCAGGCCAGCCCGGACAAGAATCCGACTGGCCCGGCGAAAGGTGAGCGGAAAGTCATTCGTGGGGGATCATGGGCCGATTTGCCGACGGCGCTCCGTGTCTCCGCCAGATTTTCGGCCGACCCCGAATTTCAGGACCGGACGATCGGCTTTCGCTGCGCTATGGATGTGACCCACTGA
- a CDS encoding PilZ domain-containing protein, giving the protein MKSRYSQRATVKCTCSFSCDGILSQAQVVNLSVPGCLLKTRLKLKVGQSLLLRLAFAGTQTPLHVTLAVVRWVNGAEAGVEFIRMSEADQIRLRWLAGHVEKRTPQQAWSSPVVCMGVSES; this is encoded by the coding sequence GTGAAGTCACGATATAGCCAGCGGGCGACCGTTAAGTGCACCTGCTCATTTTCCTGCGATGGGATACTGAGCCAGGCACAGGTCGTGAACCTTTCCGTTCCCGGCTGTCTCCTGAAGACGAGACTGAAATTAAAGGTCGGGCAATCCCTGCTCCTCCGCTTGGCGTTTGCGGGCACTCAGACCCCCCTCCACGTCACGCTGGCGGTCGTTCGGTGGGTGAATGGAGCCGAGGCGGGGGTCGAATTCATTCGGATGTCTGAGGCCGATCAAATTCGGCTGCGGTGGCTGGCAGGTCATGTGGAGAAGCGCACCCCACAGCAAGCTTGGAGTTCGCCGGTCGTCTGCATGGGTGTGTCGGAAAGCTGA
- a CDS encoding alanine--glyoxylate aminotransferase family protein: protein MLKRYLLAPGPTPVPPEVLLAMARPMVHHRAPEFDKLFAEVRADLQWLFQTTSDVLILASSGTGGMEGSVANFLSPGDKALTINGGKFGERWTKLCKAFGAQVTELKVEWGQAVDPQAVADALKKDPSIKAVYVQASETSTGVAHDVKALADIVKNYEDTILVVDAITALGVLDLKTDAWGLDVVVTGSQKALMLPPGLAFASVSSKAWRLAEKAKNATFYFNFKRERDNQQKNTTAYTPAVSLIIGLKEVLNILKTEGLESVFARHAQLARAMREGVKAAGLELFPKERPSDALTAICAPQGVDGQAIYKNLRTQYGMTAAGGQDHLKGKIFRISHMGYIDSFDVITALAAVEMVVKGLGHPVKLGSGVAKAQEILMGKA from the coding sequence ATGCTGAAACGGTATCTATTGGCTCCTGGTCCGACGCCTGTTCCGCCGGAAGTTTTGCTCGCGATGGCGCGACCGATGGTGCATCACCGGGCCCCTGAGTTCGATAAATTGTTCGCCGAGGTTCGCGCGGATCTGCAGTGGTTGTTTCAAACGACCAGCGATGTCCTGATCCTCGCCTCCTCCGGTACCGGCGGCATGGAAGGGTCGGTCGCAAATTTTTTGTCCCCCGGCGACAAGGCGCTCACCATCAACGGAGGCAAGTTCGGTGAACGCTGGACGAAGCTCTGTAAGGCGTTCGGCGCGCAGGTTACCGAATTGAAGGTCGAGTGGGGCCAGGCCGTGGATCCCCAGGCCGTGGCGGATGCACTCAAGAAGGATCCTTCCATCAAGGCCGTATACGTACAGGCCAGCGAAACGTCGACCGGCGTGGCGCATGATGTGAAGGCTCTGGCCGATATCGTTAAGAATTATGAAGACACCATCCTGGTCGTGGACGCCATCACCGCACTCGGGGTCCTTGACCTGAAGACGGATGCGTGGGGGCTCGACGTGGTGGTGACCGGGTCTCAAAAGGCCCTGATGCTTCCTCCGGGGTTGGCCTTCGCAAGTGTCAGTTCGAAGGCATGGCGGTTGGCTGAGAAGGCCAAGAACGCGACGTTCTATTTCAATTTCAAGCGAGAGCGAGACAACCAACAGAAGAACACGACCGCCTATACGCCGGCCGTGTCGCTGATCATCGGCTTGAAGGAAGTGCTCAACATTCTCAAGACCGAAGGGTTGGAGTCCGTGTTCGCCCGCCATGCGCAGTTGGCCAGAGCCATGCGCGAGGGCGTCAAGGCCGCAGGTCTCGAACTGTTTCCGAAGGAGCGCCCCAGCGACGCCTTGACTGCGATTTGTGCTCCGCAGGGCGTGGATGGACAGGCGATCTACAAGAACCTTCGCACGCAATACGGCATGACCGCGGCGGGCGGACAGGATCATCTCAAGGGTAAGATCTTCCGTATCTCGCACATGGGCTACATTGACAGTTTTGACGTCATTACCGCATTGGCGGCCGTCGAAATGGTGGTGAAGGGGCTCGGACACCCCGTCAAACTCGGCAGCGGTGTGGCGAAAGCGCAAGAAATCCTGATGGGCAAGGCGTAG
- a CDS encoding type IV pilus twitching motility protein PilT, whose amino-acid sequence MDISKLLTFAVQQGASDCHISSGEPPMVRLHGDLKKLDHPPLSQDETHALIYDMMSDAQRKNFEEHRECDFSFDLGDIARFRVNVFIQGRGLGAVFRTIPTQILPLEKLGMPPILRQLCDREKGLILVTGPTGSGKSTTLAAMIDYLNNTYEGHILTIEDPVEFVHKSKKCLVNQRELGVHTLSFANALRAALREDPDIILVGEMRDLDTIQLALTAAETGHLVFATLHTSSAPKTVDRIIDAFPPNQQAQVRAQLSETLEAVLTQTLLKKKTGGRVAAVEIMIGTTAVRNLIREAKLHQIPGVMQASQKDGMQTMDMALVDLATRGVVTKAEAQSRSMNPNLFGAVMGGAA is encoded by the coding sequence ATTGACATTTCCAAACTCCTCACGTTTGCCGTTCAACAGGGCGCCTCCGACTGCCATATCAGCTCCGGAGAGCCGCCGATGGTACGCCTCCACGGCGACCTCAAGAAACTCGATCACCCTCCTCTCAGCCAGGATGAAACCCACGCGTTGATCTACGACATGATGAGCGACGCGCAGCGCAAGAACTTCGAGGAGCATCGGGAATGTGACTTCTCCTTCGACCTCGGCGATATCGCCCGTTTTCGCGTGAACGTCTTCATTCAGGGCCGCGGATTGGGCGCCGTGTTCCGCACCATTCCGACGCAGATCCTTCCGCTGGAAAAGCTCGGCATGCCACCGATCCTCCGACAACTGTGCGACCGTGAGAAGGGGTTGATCCTGGTCACGGGGCCGACCGGGTCCGGCAAGTCGACGACCTTGGCCGCAATGATCGATTACCTAAACAACACGTATGAAGGCCATATCCTGACGATCGAGGATCCGGTCGAGTTTGTCCACAAGTCAAAAAAGTGCCTGGTCAACCAGCGGGAACTCGGCGTCCATACCTTGTCATTCGCCAACGCTCTTCGGGCCGCGCTTCGTGAAGACCCAGACATCATCCTCGTCGGCGAAATGCGGGACCTCGACACCATTCAGTTGGCGTTGACGGCGGCAGAAACCGGCCACTTAGTGTTCGCCACCTTGCACACCTCCAGCGCCCCCAAGACAGTCGACCGCATCATCGACGCCTTTCCGCCGAATCAACAGGCGCAGGTTCGTGCGCAGCTGTCCGAGACGCTCGAGGCAGTCCTCACACAAACGTTGCTCAAGAAAAAGACCGGCGGGCGCGTAGCGGCGGTCGAGATCATGATTGGCACCACGGCCGTGCGCAACCTCATCCGCGAAGCGAAATTGCACCAGATTCCCGGGGTCATGCAGGCAAGCCAGAAGGACGGCATGCAGACCATGGACATGGCGTTGGTCGATCTCGCCACACGAGGGGTCGTTACCAAGGCCGAGGCGCAGTCGCGCAGTATGAACCCCAACCTGTTCGGCGCAGTCATGGGCGGTGCCGCCTAA
- the serA gene encoding phosphoglycerate dehydrogenase: MKILVSDSLSKQGVEHLEKAGFTVIVKTKLPKEELLKEIKDADGLIVRSGTKVTAEVIAAADKLKVVGRAGSGLDNVDTPAATRRGIVVMNTPGGNTVTTAEHTMAMIFAMTRRIPQATASTKSGKWEKDKFMGVELYNKTLGIVGVGQIGGYLTKLAQGVGMQVIAYDPYLAQDRAQKMGVTMVDLDELFRRADIISVHTPLTPETKGIINSQAIAKMKPGVMIANCARGGIVNEADLCEALKTKRVAAAAFDVFEDEPVKADNPLLSLDNFICSPHIGASTTEAQENVAVGIAEQIVDYFTKGIARGAVNIPSVSPELLPRLQPYLSLAERVGLLQAQLLEGGLERVTVEYSGEVAGLSVAALTIAVLKGLLTPILEDPVNYVNAPIVAKERGIEVKEIKSTDAGDFTSVIRVRVEAGKKSHQVAGTLYNRKDPRIVEIDRFKVEVVPESHLLLIQNEDRPGVIGNVGHVLGDHDINIARMQCSREERGGHALQIFGLDAPLPTAVLDQIKKSKHILSVKVADLSKGL, from the coding sequence ATGAAAATCCTCGTCAGCGACAGCTTATCGAAGCAAGGCGTCGAACATCTGGAGAAGGCCGGGTTCACGGTCATCGTCAAAACCAAATTGCCCAAAGAAGAACTCCTCAAGGAGATCAAGGATGCGGACGGGTTGATCGTTCGCTCGGGCACCAAGGTTACGGCTGAGGTAATCGCGGCCGCGGACAAGCTCAAGGTCGTGGGGCGTGCGGGGTCCGGTCTGGACAATGTCGATACGCCCGCGGCGACCCGCCGCGGCATCGTGGTGATGAACACGCCCGGCGGCAACACCGTGACGACCGCCGAACATACGATGGCGATGATTTTTGCCATGACCCGTCGGATTCCCCAGGCCACGGCTTCCACGAAGTCCGGGAAGTGGGAAAAAGACAAGTTCATGGGCGTGGAGCTGTACAACAAGACGCTGGGCATTGTCGGTGTCGGCCAGATCGGCGGTTATCTGACGAAACTCGCGCAGGGTGTGGGTATGCAGGTCATTGCGTACGATCCTTACCTGGCTCAGGACCGGGCTCAGAAAATGGGCGTCACGATGGTGGACCTCGATGAGCTGTTCCGCCGCGCGGATATCATCTCCGTCCATACGCCGCTGACGCCGGAGACGAAGGGCATCATTAACTCCCAGGCCATCGCCAAGATGAAGCCGGGCGTGATGATCGCCAATTGCGCGCGCGGCGGCATCGTCAATGAAGCCGACCTCTGCGAAGCCTTGAAAACCAAGCGTGTCGCCGCAGCGGCGTTCGACGTGTTCGAGGATGAGCCGGTAAAGGCCGACAATCCGCTGTTGTCGCTGGATAATTTCATTTGCTCGCCCCACATCGGCGCCTCCACGACGGAAGCTCAGGAGAATGTGGCGGTCGGGATCGCCGAACAGATCGTCGATTACTTCACCAAAGGCATCGCTCGCGGCGCCGTGAATATTCCATCGGTATCACCGGAACTGCTGCCGCGGCTGCAGCCCTACTTGTCGCTCGCAGAACGAGTCGGTTTGCTCCAGGCCCAGTTGCTCGAGGGTGGGTTGGAGCGTGTGACCGTGGAGTACAGTGGCGAGGTGGCCGGACTGTCCGTTGCCGCCCTGACCATCGCCGTCCTCAAGGGGCTGTTGACCCCGATCCTGGAAGATCCGGTCAATTATGTGAATGCCCCGATTGTGGCGAAGGAACGCGGGATCGAGGTGAAAGAGATCAAGAGTACCGATGCCGGAGACTTCACCAGCGTGATTCGCGTGCGCGTGGAAGCAGGCAAAAAGTCCCATCAGGTCGCGGGGACCTTATACAACCGCAAAGATCCCCGGATCGTCGAAATCGACCGCTTCAAGGTTGAAGTGGTGCCGGAAAGCCATCTCTTGCTGATCCAGAATGAAGACCGTCCGGGCGTGATCGGAAACGTCGGCCATGTCCTCGGCGATCACGACATCAATATCGCTCGCATGCAATGTTCGCGTGAAGAGCGCGGCGGCCACGCGTTGCAGATCTTCGGCCTGGATGCGCCGCTTCCGACGGCCGTGCTCGACCAGATCAAGAAGAGCAAACACATCCTTTCCGTCAAGGTCGCGGACCTGTCGAAAGGCCTGTAG
- a CDS encoding PilT/PilU family type 4a pilus ATPase → MDVRTLLEVMVKQEASDLYLTVDAPPIYRIHGSTHRTDAPPFTNEQLEALALALMRGQQRGEFEEKMEMNLALYYKDLGRFRVNIFRQKGNVGLVFRHIKAEIMTVEQLDLPPIIKDIAMTKRGLVLVVGATGSGKSTTLAAMIDHRNTVHAGHIISVEDPIEFVHHHKKSIITQREVGFDTHSFGHALKNTLRQAPDVILIGEIRDTETMEAAITFAETGHLCLGTLHSNNANQAIERIMNFFPVERHAQIYLQLSLNLRSIISQRLIPSLDGRRVPALEIMLDTPRIKDLIKRSEVDTLKEAMEQGIEEGCQTFDYVLLQLYKANKISIEQALINADSANNLRLKIKLEGLKGDEAVAALLDKDKKGEKGFQIQGNQLGSTAQKKRPA, encoded by the coding sequence ATGGATGTGAGAACCCTGCTCGAAGTGATGGTGAAACAGGAGGCATCCGACCTGTACTTGACGGTCGATGCCCCCCCCATCTACCGCATCCACGGCTCGACTCACCGGACGGACGCCCCGCCTTTTACCAACGAACAGCTGGAGGCGTTGGCGCTGGCCCTGATGCGCGGCCAGCAACGAGGCGAGTTCGAAGAAAAGATGGAGATGAACCTGGCCTTGTACTACAAGGACCTGGGCCGATTCCGCGTGAACATCTTCCGCCAGAAGGGCAACGTCGGGCTCGTCTTTCGCCACATCAAGGCAGAGATCATGACGGTCGAGCAACTCGACTTGCCTCCGATCATCAAAGACATCGCCATGACGAAGCGCGGCCTGGTCCTGGTCGTCGGCGCCACAGGGTCCGGTAAATCCACCACACTCGCCGCTATGATCGACCACCGCAATACCGTGCATGCCGGACACATCATCAGTGTCGAAGACCCCATCGAGTTCGTGCACCACCACAAGAAGTCGATCATTACGCAGCGCGAGGTCGGCTTCGACACCCACTCCTTCGGCCATGCGCTGAAGAATACGCTGCGGCAGGCGCCGGACGTCATTCTCATCGGCGAAATCCGGGACACTGAAACGATGGAAGCCGCCATCACGTTCGCCGAAACCGGCCACCTCTGCCTGGGCACCCTTCACTCGAACAACGCGAACCAGGCAATCGAACGCATCATGAACTTTTTCCCGGTTGAACGACACGCCCAGATCTATCTGCAGCTCTCCTTGAACCTTCGCTCGATCATTTCACAGCGGCTCATCCCTTCGTTGGACGGCCGCCGCGTACCGGCCCTGGAAATCATGTTGGACACCCCGCGCATCAAGGACTTGATCAAGCGCTCGGAGGTCGACACGCTGAAAGAGGCCATGGAGCAAGGCATCGAGGAAGGCTGCCAGACGTTCGATTACGTCCTCTTGCAGCTGTACAAGGCGAACAAGATCAGTATCGAACAAGCCTTGATCAACGCCGATAGCGCCAACAACCTGCGGCTCAAGATCAAGCTGGAAGGACTGAAAGGGGACGAAGCCGTCGCGGCGCTACTGGACAAGGACAAGAAAGGCGAGAAGGGATTTCAGATTCAGGGAAACCAACTCGGCTCCACGGCACAGAAAAAGCGGCCGGCCTAA
- a CDS encoding tetratricopeptide repeat protein, with product MTYRIRVPSKSDPLDEAHLVSGMERFLITLQEQRRALLVGVGVFLTAGAVVAGVLWYDYQTTEKARELDREATLHYLNRPADDPKKAQEQLNQAITLYRQVIDQYPRTPVGPLALFHLGNAQVLANQVDAGIETYKRFLLLYGNNPSMLGLVQQRLGYAFLIKGDRDQAAKAFTAVLEIPGALNKDNVLFELAKLEEAQSRPEGAVAHYQTLMKDYPNSPFASEAAVRVKVLDPKKAAENAPAPAAPAASVATPPAPPQTPPPAKPAAKAKDPAKAVSPAKASTQPAKKKQE from the coding sequence ATGACCTATCGCATCCGAGTCCCGTCAAAATCCGATCCCCTCGATGAGGCGCACCTCGTCAGCGGGATGGAACGCTTTCTCATCACGTTGCAGGAGCAGCGACGGGCTTTGTTGGTTGGGGTAGGTGTGTTCTTGACGGCCGGTGCCGTCGTGGCCGGTGTGCTCTGGTACGACTATCAAACCACGGAGAAGGCTCGCGAGTTGGACCGTGAGGCTACGCTCCATTATCTGAACCGCCCGGCAGACGATCCCAAGAAGGCGCAGGAGCAGCTCAATCAGGCGATCACTCTCTACAGGCAGGTCATCGACCAATATCCCAGGACACCGGTCGGCCCTCTGGCCCTGTTCCATCTGGGCAACGCGCAGGTGTTGGCCAATCAGGTCGATGCCGGCATCGAAACCTATAAGCGGTTCTTGTTGTTGTACGGCAACAATCCGTCGATGTTGGGTCTGGTGCAGCAGCGACTGGGATATGCGTTCCTCATAAAGGGCGATCGTGACCAGGCCGCCAAGGCCTTCACGGCAGTGCTTGAAATTCCGGGGGCGCTCAATAAGGATAATGTCTTGTTCGAGCTTGCCAAGCTCGAGGAGGCTCAGTCCAGGCCGGAAGGGGCCGTTGCCCACTACCAGACGTTGATGAAGGATTACCCCAACTCACCGTTTGCCAGCGAAGCAGCCGTGCGGGTGAAAGTGCTCGATCCCAAGAAGGCTGCGGAAAATGCTCCCGCCCCGGCTGCGCCGGCCGCGAGCGTTGCAACTCCGCCGGCTCCTCCTCAAACTCCGCCTCCAGCCAAGCCGGCTGCAAAGGCAAAAGACCCGGCCAAAGCCGTATCACCGGCAAAGGCTTCGACTCAGCCCGCGAAAAAGAAGCAGGAATAA
- the bioF gene encoding 8-amino-7-oxononanoate synthase codes for MFQDYLDRLSAQHLLRKIRPIASATGPTVSLDGREVLLMASNNYLGLATHPDVIGAAMAATERYGAGAGAARLVCGTLPPHTELESALSQFKGTEAALAFSSGYAANIGIIPALIGKDGLILADRLCHASLIDGCRLSGATFRVYRHCDMEHLQRLLARRSARQPTLIVTDGLFSMDGDLAPLSDLVALAERYDARLFVDDAHGTGVMGRTGKGSAEHCGVEGRLAFQMGTLSKALGAEGGYVVGSRAFISYLVNSCRSFIYTTAPAPGSAAAATEALRIVREDPARRERLWANRDRLVRGLQDLGFPLTPTVSPIVPILIGDADRALRMSHALLADGIYAPAIRPPTVPPETSRIRMTVTADHTPAHINQALAVMARAAKALSVL; via the coding sequence ATGTTCCAAGACTATCTCGATCGACTCAGCGCTCAGCACCTCCTTCGCAAAATCCGCCCGATCGCCTCGGCAACCGGCCCCACGGTAAGCCTCGACGGCCGGGAGGTTCTGCTGATGGCCTCGAACAATTACCTGGGCTTGGCCACCCATCCCGACGTCATTGGAGCCGCTATGGCTGCGACGGAGCGGTATGGCGCGGGAGCAGGAGCCGCGCGTCTCGTTTGCGGTACTCTTCCCCCCCACACGGAATTGGAGTCGGCGTTGTCACAATTCAAGGGCACGGAGGCGGCACTCGCATTCAGCTCAGGCTATGCGGCCAACATCGGCATCATCCCCGCACTGATCGGCAAGGACGGATTGATTCTCGCGGATCGTCTGTGCCACGCGAGCCTGATCGACGGCTGCCGGTTAAGCGGCGCGACATTCCGGGTATACCGTCATTGCGACATGGAACACCTCCAGAGGCTGCTTGCCCGTCGATCAGCTCGGCAACCGACGCTGATCGTCACCGACGGGCTCTTCAGCATGGATGGCGACCTCGCTCCCCTGTCGGACCTCGTCGCCTTAGCTGAACGTTACGACGCCAGACTTTTTGTGGACGATGCACATGGGACGGGAGTGATGGGACGGACCGGCAAGGGCTCAGCGGAACACTGCGGAGTCGAAGGGCGTCTGGCCTTTCAGATGGGCACCCTGAGCAAGGCGCTGGGTGCGGAAGGCGGTTATGTGGTGGGGAGTCGAGCTTTCATCTCGTATCTCGTCAACAGCTGTCGGTCCTTTATTTATACGACCGCGCCGGCACCGGGCTCAGCGGCTGCGGCAACCGAAGCCCTGCGGATCGTGCGGGAAGACCCGGCACGCCGCGAGCGACTGTGGGCCAACCGAGACCGGCTCGTCCGTGGGTTGCAGGATCTCGGGTTTCCCCTTACACCAACCGTCAGCCCCATCGTTCCGATTCTGATCGGCGATGCCGACCGCGCGCTCCGCATGTCCCACGCACTGCTCGCCGATGGTATCTACGCCCCGGCGATTCGTCCTCCGACGGTGCCGCCCGAGACCAGCCGTATCCGGATGACCGTCACTGCCGATCATACCCCTGCACACATCAATCAGGCGCTTGCGGTAATGGCGCGAGCCGCAAAAGCTCTTTCCGTTCTCTAA
- a CDS encoding transglycosylase SLT domain-containing protein: MSTHTPGFMGPLLAGLLLTGICSPSVTSAQDLPTEAPEAAPETGTPETPPLVQEPEYLIDAEDQAAAQESEAAELAASPSVESSTEILPAEQLLQLKPLTGTAARFSDLLTPPAELAQEPAPAEGQAADDMTYNVPIILDPSVQGHIRFFNVSIRNRFEQWLIRLSRYRPLVDSIFSEFNLPSDLIYLSLVESGFNPHAYSRARATGPWQFMKGTAKVYGLRVDSYVDERRDPIKSTVAAARYLRDLYDLFGTWQLAMAAYNAGEGKVMRALHKAQAESFSDIAKTRLIRRETREYVPRFMAATIIAKNPDRYGFPTNDAEPHQFEEVVVRRPIHFKAISNITGISYQELRLLNPELRRDATPPDDPEYRLKVPVGTREKVEQLLDRAPTHKFPPMPVKVQHGKSEPDSGKWYKVKVGDSLEKISKRFHISVKTLKANNNLTGAGIKAGDFLVIAH, from the coding sequence GTGAGCACACATACTCCGGGATTCATGGGACCGTTATTAGCCGGGCTGCTTCTGACCGGCATCTGTTCACCCTCCGTCACCTCGGCGCAAGATCTCCCGACCGAAGCTCCGGAAGCCGCCCCAGAAACCGGCACACCGGAGACACCGCCCCTCGTACAGGAACCGGAATACCTAATAGATGCGGAGGACCAAGCCGCGGCTCAGGAAAGTGAAGCGGCTGAGCTCGCAGCCTCCCCGTCGGTTGAATCTTCGACCGAGATCCTCCCGGCCGAACAGCTTCTTCAATTGAAGCCCCTCACCGGGACCGCAGCCCGATTTTCCGACCTACTGACGCCCCCCGCTGAACTCGCGCAGGAACCGGCACCGGCCGAGGGCCAGGCGGCTGATGACATGACCTATAATGTGCCGATCATCCTTGATCCGTCAGTCCAAGGGCATATCCGCTTCTTCAACGTCTCGATCCGGAATCGATTCGAGCAGTGGTTGATCCGGCTCAGTCGGTACCGCCCGTTGGTCGACAGCATCTTCTCGGAATTCAACTTGCCGAGCGACCTGATCTATCTGTCGCTGGTGGAAAGCGGCTTCAATCCGCACGCCTACTCACGCGCCCGCGCCACCGGCCCCTGGCAGTTCATGAAGGGGACAGCCAAAGTATACGGACTGCGCGTCGATAGCTACGTCGACGAGCGCCGGGACCCGATCAAGTCTACGGTGGCAGCCGCTCGGTATCTGCGGGATCTCTATGATCTGTTCGGCACGTGGCAGCTTGCGATGGCCGCCTACAATGCCGGAGAAGGCAAGGTTATGCGGGCCCTCCACAAGGCCCAAGCCGAAAGCTTCTCCGACATCGCCAAGACCAGGCTCATCCGTCGCGAGACCCGCGAATACGTGCCTCGCTTCATGGCAGCCACGATCATCGCCAAAAATCCGGACCGATATGGCTTCCCCACGAATGACGCGGAGCCGCATCAGTTCGAGGAAGTGGTGGTCCGCCGCCCCATCCATTTCAAGGCGATTTCGAACATCACCGGCATTTCCTATCAGGAGTTGCGGCTGCTGAACCCGGAACTCCGAAGGGACGCGACCCCGCCCGACGATCCGGAATACCGCCTGAAGGTGCCGGTTGGGACGAGGGAGAAGGTCGAACAGCTGCTAGACCGGGCCCCGACGCACAAATTTCCCCCGATGCCGGTGAAAGTCCAGCATGGAAAATCAGAGCCCGACTCAGGAAAATGGTACAAGGTCAAGGTGGGGGATTCGCTGGAAAAGATCTCCAAGCGATTCCACATTTCGGTGAAGACCCTTAAGGCCAACAATAACCTGACCGGGGCCGGGATCAAGGCTGGAGACTTCCTGGTGATCGCACACTAG